One segment of Natronosalvus halobius DNA contains the following:
- a CDS encoding site-specific integrase, with protein sequence MRLKSYPHREGKRVWLSDDELEAVIAEAKNTEQTIAFLLAGRCGLRRCEVVQVTPADVVDTPTGTHLRIWEDVAKQEHYREPPVSDRLTTYIDAHTDAAGISPSEPIVDVADKTVYRWVRRAAERLQAKTDDRGWSFLDVHDLRRTWGTNLLEQAVLPSVVMDWGGWEDWETFRRHYLGEFSPEAIRRERGKINYLNEKSPIDKNKATEGVVVSPLSKFK encoded by the coding sequence ATGAGACTCAAGTCGTACCCTCACCGCGAGGGTAAGCGAGTGTGGTTGAGTGATGATGAACTCGAGGCCGTTATAGCGGAAGCGAAGAACACCGAACAGACAATCGCGTTTTTGCTCGCCGGTCGGTGTGGATTACGCCGCTGCGAGGTCGTCCAGGTGACGCCTGCCGACGTCGTCGATACGCCGACAGGCACGCACCTACGGATTTGGGAGGACGTCGCGAAGCAAGAGCACTATCGAGAGCCACCGGTTTCCGATCGCCTGACGACGTACATTGACGCACACACCGATGCCGCAGGGATCAGTCCTAGTGAGCCAATCGTTGACGTCGCCGACAAAACAGTGTACCGTTGGGTTCGTCGAGCTGCTGAACGACTCCAGGCGAAGACCGATGACCGTGGTTGGTCGTTCCTTGACGTCCACGACCTACGCCGGACCTGGGGAACGAATCTGCTTGAACAAGCTGTTCTTCCGTCGGTTGTGATGGATTGGGGTGGATGGGAGGACTGGGAAACGTTCAGGCGGCATTACCTTGGTGAGTTCTCACCAGAAGCGATTCGTAGAGAACGTGGGAAAATCAATTATCTTAATGAGAAGTCCCCTATTGACAAAAATAAAGCAACAGAAGGGGTCGTCGTCTCTCCATTAAGCAAGTTCAAATAG